A single Pyxicephalus adspersus chromosome 8, UCB_Pads_2.0, whole genome shotgun sequence DNA region contains:
- the PTBP2 gene encoding polypyrimidine tract-binding protein 2 isoform X1: MKKCSLIVTDVAVGVKRGSDELLSGSVLNGPSSDLNSIVLTANGNDNKKFKGDDKMESTPSRVLHIRKLPGEVTETEVIALGLPFGKVTNILMLKGKNQAFLELATEEAAATMVNYYTSMTPHLRNQPIYIQYSNHKELKTDSALNQRAQAVLQAVSAVQTTGSTVGTAAGSETVSSAQSPVLRIIIDNMYYPVTLDVLHQIFSKFGTVLKIITFTKNNQFQALLQYGDPANAQQAKLALDGQNIYNACCTLRIDFSKLVNLNVKYNNDKSRDYTRPELPSGDGQPALDPAIAAAFAKETSLLAVPGALSPLGIPNAAAAAAAAAASRVGIHGVTTSANTVLLVSNLNEEMVSPQSLFTLFGVYGDVQRVKILYNKKDSALIQMGDGNQSQLAMSHLNGQKMYGKIIRVTLSKHQTVQLPREGLDDQGLTKDFANSPLHRFKKPGSKNFQNIFPPSATLHLSNIPQTITEEDLRTLFTNTGGTVKAFKFFQDHKMALLQMSTVEEAIQALIDLHNYNIGDNHHLRVSFSKSTI, encoded by the exons atgaaaaaatgttctct CATTGTTACTGATGTTGCTGTTGGTGTTAAG agagGTTCTGATGAACTTCTGTCAGGAAGTGTTCTTAATGGTCCGAGCTCTGACCTAAACAGCATAGTTCTGACTG ccaATGGTAATGATAACAAAAAGTTCAAAGGTGATGATAAAATGGAGAGTACACCATCTCGGGTGCTCCATATTCGAAAACTTCCTGGAGAAGTAACGGAAACCGAAGTAATTGCTCTGGGACTACCTTTTGGGAAAGTGACAAACATTCTAATGCTAAAAGGAAAGAATCAG GCGTTTTTGGAACTGGCTACTGAAGAAGCAGCTGCCACCATGGTTAATTATTATACATCAATGACGCCTCATCTACGTAACCAACCGATTTATATTCAGTACTCTAACCATAAAGAACTCAAGACAGACAGCGCACTTAACCAG cgTGCTCAAGCAGTTCTTCAGGCTGTATCTGCAGTTCAGACCACAGGCTCTACCGTGGGTACTGCTGCAGGAAGTGAGACAGTATCCTCCGCACAGAGTCCTGTCTTGAGAATAATTATTGACAACATGTACTATCCGGTCACTCTTGATGTCCTTCACCAG ATATTTTCAAAGTTTGGTACTGTTCTGAAGATAAtcacttttacaaaaaacaatcagTTTCAAGCTCTTCTACAGTATGGAGATCCAGCTAATGCGCAACAAGCAAAACTG GCACTTGATGGCCAAAATATCTACAATGCCTGCTGCACACTTCGGATTGACTTTTCAAAACTGGTcaatctaaatgtaaaatataataatgacaaaAGTCGAGATTATACTCGTCCAGAGCTGCCATCTGGTGACGGACAGCCTGCGTTAGATCCAGCTATTGCTGCAGCATTTGCCAAGGAAACCTCACTTCTCG ccgTTCCGGGGGCATTAAGTCCATTGGGGATACCAAATGCTGCAGCAGCTGCGGCCGCTGCAGCTGCAAGTCGAGTTGGTATTCATGGTGTTACAACGAGTGCAAATACTGTCCTCCTTGTTAGCAATCTGAATGAAGAG ATGGTTTCGCCCCAAAGTCTGTTTACCCTCTTCG GTGTTTATGGAGACGTGCAACGCGTGAAGATTCTGTACAATAAGAAAGACAGTGCTCTTATACAGATGGGTGATGGAAACCAGTCTCAACTGG CAATGAGCCACCTCAATGGTCAGAAGATGTATGGAAAAATTATCAGGGTTACATTATCGAAACATCAAACGGTTCAGCTACCTCGGGAGGGACTTGATGACCAGGGGCTAACCAAAGATTTTGCCAACTCTCCTCTGCATCGTTTTAAAAAGCCTGGCTCTAAAAACTTTCAGAACATCTTCCCACCTTCAGCAACTCTTCACTTGTCTAACATTCC GCAAACAATCACGGAGGAAGATTTGCGCACTTTGTTCACTAACACAGGAGGAACTGTGAAAGCATTCAAATTTTTTCA AGACCATAAGATGGCTCTTCTTCAGATGTCTACAGTGGAAGAAGCTATACAGGCATTGATTGATCTCCACAACTACAACATTGGTGATAACCACCATCTGAGAGTTTCCTTTTCGAagtcaacaatttaa
- the PTBP2 gene encoding polypyrimidine tract-binding protein 2 isoform X2 has product MDCIVTDVAVGVKRGSDELLSGSVLNGPSSDLNSIVLTANGNDNKKFKGDDKMESTPSRVLHIRKLPGEVTETEVIALGLPFGKVTNILMLKGKNQAFLELATEEAAATMVNYYTSMTPHLRNQPIYIQYSNHKELKTDSALNQRAQAVLQAVSAVQTTGSTVGTAAGSETVSSAQSPVLRIIIDNMYYPVTLDVLHQIFSKFGTVLKIITFTKNNQFQALLQYGDPANAQQAKLALDGQNIYNACCTLRIDFSKLVNLNVKYNNDKSRDYTRPELPSGDGQPALDPAIAAAFAKETSLLAVPGALSPLGIPNAAAAAAAAAASRVGIHGVTTSANTVLLVSNLNEEMVSPQSLFTLFGVYGDVQRVKILYNKKDSALIQMGDGNQSQLAMSHLNGQKMYGKIIRVTLSKHQTVQLPREGLDDQGLTKDFANSPLHRFKKPGSKNFQNIFPPSATLHLSNIPQTITEEDLRTLFTNTGGTVKAFKFFQDHKMALLQMSTVEEAIQALIDLHNYNIGDNHHLRVSFSKSTI; this is encoded by the exons CATTGTTACTGATGTTGCTGTTGGTGTTAAG agagGTTCTGATGAACTTCTGTCAGGAAGTGTTCTTAATGGTCCGAGCTCTGACCTAAACAGCATAGTTCTGACTG ccaATGGTAATGATAACAAAAAGTTCAAAGGTGATGATAAAATGGAGAGTACACCATCTCGGGTGCTCCATATTCGAAAACTTCCTGGAGAAGTAACGGAAACCGAAGTAATTGCTCTGGGACTACCTTTTGGGAAAGTGACAAACATTCTAATGCTAAAAGGAAAGAATCAG GCGTTTTTGGAACTGGCTACTGAAGAAGCAGCTGCCACCATGGTTAATTATTATACATCAATGACGCCTCATCTACGTAACCAACCGATTTATATTCAGTACTCTAACCATAAAGAACTCAAGACAGACAGCGCACTTAACCAG cgTGCTCAAGCAGTTCTTCAGGCTGTATCTGCAGTTCAGACCACAGGCTCTACCGTGGGTACTGCTGCAGGAAGTGAGACAGTATCCTCCGCACAGAGTCCTGTCTTGAGAATAATTATTGACAACATGTACTATCCGGTCACTCTTGATGTCCTTCACCAG ATATTTTCAAAGTTTGGTACTGTTCTGAAGATAAtcacttttacaaaaaacaatcagTTTCAAGCTCTTCTACAGTATGGAGATCCAGCTAATGCGCAACAAGCAAAACTG GCACTTGATGGCCAAAATATCTACAATGCCTGCTGCACACTTCGGATTGACTTTTCAAAACTGGTcaatctaaatgtaaaatataataatgacaaaAGTCGAGATTATACTCGTCCAGAGCTGCCATCTGGTGACGGACAGCCTGCGTTAGATCCAGCTATTGCTGCAGCATTTGCCAAGGAAACCTCACTTCTCG ccgTTCCGGGGGCATTAAGTCCATTGGGGATACCAAATGCTGCAGCAGCTGCGGCCGCTGCAGCTGCAAGTCGAGTTGGTATTCATGGTGTTACAACGAGTGCAAATACTGTCCTCCTTGTTAGCAATCTGAATGAAGAG ATGGTTTCGCCCCAAAGTCTGTTTACCCTCTTCG GTGTTTATGGAGACGTGCAACGCGTGAAGATTCTGTACAATAAGAAAGACAGTGCTCTTATACAGATGGGTGATGGAAACCAGTCTCAACTGG CAATGAGCCACCTCAATGGTCAGAAGATGTATGGAAAAATTATCAGGGTTACATTATCGAAACATCAAACGGTTCAGCTACCTCGGGAGGGACTTGATGACCAGGGGCTAACCAAAGATTTTGCCAACTCTCCTCTGCATCGTTTTAAAAAGCCTGGCTCTAAAAACTTTCAGAACATCTTCCCACCTTCAGCAACTCTTCACTTGTCTAACATTCC GCAAACAATCACGGAGGAAGATTTGCGCACTTTGTTCACTAACACAGGAGGAACTGTGAAAGCATTCAAATTTTTTCA AGACCATAAGATGGCTCTTCTTCAGATGTCTACAGTGGAAGAAGCTATACAGGCATTGATTGATCTCCACAACTACAACATTGGTGATAACCACCATCTGAGAGTTTCCTTTTCGAagtcaacaatttaa
- the PTBP2 gene encoding polypyrimidine tract-binding protein 2 isoform X3, with the protein MESTPSRVLHIRKLPGEVTETEVIALGLPFGKVTNILMLKGKNQAFLELATEEAAATMVNYYTSMTPHLRNQPIYIQYSNHKELKTDSALNQRAQAVLQAVSAVQTTGSTVGTAAGSETVSSAQSPVLRIIIDNMYYPVTLDVLHQIFSKFGTVLKIITFTKNNQFQALLQYGDPANAQQAKLALDGQNIYNACCTLRIDFSKLVNLNVKYNNDKSRDYTRPELPSGDGQPALDPAIAAAFAKETSLLAVPGALSPLGIPNAAAAAAAAAASRVGIHGVTTSANTVLLVSNLNEEMVSPQSLFTLFGVYGDVQRVKILYNKKDSALIQMGDGNQSQLAMSHLNGQKMYGKIIRVTLSKHQTVQLPREGLDDQGLTKDFANSPLHRFKKPGSKNFQNIFPPSATLHLSNIPQTITEEDLRTLFTNTGGTVKAFKFFQDHKMALLQMSTVEEAIQALIDLHNYNIGDNHHLRVSFSKSTI; encoded by the exons ATGGAGAGTACACCATCTCGGGTGCTCCATATTCGAAAACTTCCTGGAGAAGTAACGGAAACCGAAGTAATTGCTCTGGGACTACCTTTTGGGAAAGTGACAAACATTCTAATGCTAAAAGGAAAGAATCAG GCGTTTTTGGAACTGGCTACTGAAGAAGCAGCTGCCACCATGGTTAATTATTATACATCAATGACGCCTCATCTACGTAACCAACCGATTTATATTCAGTACTCTAACCATAAAGAACTCAAGACAGACAGCGCACTTAACCAG cgTGCTCAAGCAGTTCTTCAGGCTGTATCTGCAGTTCAGACCACAGGCTCTACCGTGGGTACTGCTGCAGGAAGTGAGACAGTATCCTCCGCACAGAGTCCTGTCTTGAGAATAATTATTGACAACATGTACTATCCGGTCACTCTTGATGTCCTTCACCAG ATATTTTCAAAGTTTGGTACTGTTCTGAAGATAAtcacttttacaaaaaacaatcagTTTCAAGCTCTTCTACAGTATGGAGATCCAGCTAATGCGCAACAAGCAAAACTG GCACTTGATGGCCAAAATATCTACAATGCCTGCTGCACACTTCGGATTGACTTTTCAAAACTGGTcaatctaaatgtaaaatataataatgacaaaAGTCGAGATTATACTCGTCCAGAGCTGCCATCTGGTGACGGACAGCCTGCGTTAGATCCAGCTATTGCTGCAGCATTTGCCAAGGAAACCTCACTTCTCG ccgTTCCGGGGGCATTAAGTCCATTGGGGATACCAAATGCTGCAGCAGCTGCGGCCGCTGCAGCTGCAAGTCGAGTTGGTATTCATGGTGTTACAACGAGTGCAAATACTGTCCTCCTTGTTAGCAATCTGAATGAAGAG ATGGTTTCGCCCCAAAGTCTGTTTACCCTCTTCG GTGTTTATGGAGACGTGCAACGCGTGAAGATTCTGTACAATAAGAAAGACAGTGCTCTTATACAGATGGGTGATGGAAACCAGTCTCAACTGG CAATGAGCCACCTCAATGGTCAGAAGATGTATGGAAAAATTATCAGGGTTACATTATCGAAACATCAAACGGTTCAGCTACCTCGGGAGGGACTTGATGACCAGGGGCTAACCAAAGATTTTGCCAACTCTCCTCTGCATCGTTTTAAAAAGCCTGGCTCTAAAAACTTTCAGAACATCTTCCCACCTTCAGCAACTCTTCACTTGTCTAACATTCC GCAAACAATCACGGAGGAAGATTTGCGCACTTTGTTCACTAACACAGGAGGAACTGTGAAAGCATTCAAATTTTTTCA AGACCATAAGATGGCTCTTCTTCAGATGTCTACAGTGGAAGAAGCTATACAGGCATTGATTGATCTCCACAACTACAACATTGGTGATAACCACCATCTGAGAGTTTCCTTTTCGAagtcaacaatttaa